One genomic segment of Ipomoea triloba cultivar NCNSP0323 chromosome 9, ASM357664v1 includes these proteins:
- the LOC116030425 gene encoding E3 ubiquitin-protein ligase BIG BROTHER-like isoform X1 has product MNGDQQHMEMHYVNTGFPYCVAGNSAYYFDGSQAPSQYPNPDQFHNEETTYWSMNMNWYKFGFSGMENSYYTPYECSSHLSTMDLTEQQPWNYPVMMNVEEPVAVETVETVESTSEENTAPSVDASPEDSNPEVPEQQDGANDQVILEDDIDPDNMTYEELLDLGEAVGTQSRGLSKELIDLLPTSKYKFSWIFSKKRYGERCVICQMKYKRGDRQMNLPCKHVYHSDCVSKWLGINKTCPICNAEVSIDEPSH; this is encoded by the exons ATGAACGGCGATCAACAACATATGGAGATGCATTACGTAAATACAGGCTTCCCTTATTGTGTTGCAGGGAATTCTGCATACTATTTCGATGGCTCCCAGGCCCCTTCGCAGTACCCTAATCCCGACCAATTCCATAATGAG GAAACTACATACTGGTCCATGAATATGAATTGGTACAAATTTGGATTTTCTGGCATGGAAAATTCTTATTACACTCCTTACGAGTGTAGTAGCCATTTATCAACGATGGATCTCACTGAGCAGCAGCCTTGGAACTACCCGGTCATGATGAACGTCGAAGAACCCGTAGCAGTAGAGACAGTAGAGACTGTAGAGTCAACGTCGGAGGAGAATACAGCCCCAAGTGTAGATGCTAGCCCTGAAGATA GTAATCCAGAAGTCCCAGAACAGCAAGATGGTGCTAACGATCAG GTCATTTTAGAAGATGATATCGATCCCGACAACATGACCTATGAG GAGTTGCTAGATTTAGGCGAGGCAGTTGGAACTCAAAGTCGAGGTCTTTCTAAAGAACTCATCGATCTCCTTCCAACCTCTAAATACAAGTTCAGCTGGATCTTCTCCAAGAAAAGATACGGAGAGAG ATGCGTGATCTGTCAAATGAAGTATAAACGTGGAGACCGCCAAATGAACTTGCCCTGCAAACATGTCTACCACTCCGACTGTGTCTCCAAGTGGCTGGGCATTAACAAG ACATGCCCCATTTGCAACGCGGAGGTATCCATCGATGAACCTAGCCATTAG
- the LOC116030425 gene encoding E3 ubiquitin-protein ligase BIG BROTHER-like isoform X2 encodes MNGDQQHMEMHYVNTGFPYCVAGNSAYYFDGSQAPSQYPNPDQFHNEETTYWSMNMNWYKFGFSGMENSYYTPYECSSHLSTMDLTEQQPWNYPVMMNVEEPVAVETVETVESTSEENTAPSVDASPEDSNPEVPEQQDGANDQELLDLGEAVGTQSRGLSKELIDLLPTSKYKFSWIFSKKRYGERCVICQMKYKRGDRQMNLPCKHVYHSDCVSKWLGINKTCPICNAEVSIDEPSH; translated from the exons ATGAACGGCGATCAACAACATATGGAGATGCATTACGTAAATACAGGCTTCCCTTATTGTGTTGCAGGGAATTCTGCATACTATTTCGATGGCTCCCAGGCCCCTTCGCAGTACCCTAATCCCGACCAATTCCATAATGAG GAAACTACATACTGGTCCATGAATATGAATTGGTACAAATTTGGATTTTCTGGCATGGAAAATTCTTATTACACTCCTTACGAGTGTAGTAGCCATTTATCAACGATGGATCTCACTGAGCAGCAGCCTTGGAACTACCCGGTCATGATGAACGTCGAAGAACCCGTAGCAGTAGAGACAGTAGAGACTGTAGAGTCAACGTCGGAGGAGAATACAGCCCCAAGTGTAGATGCTAGCCCTGAAGATA GTAATCCAGAAGTCCCAGAACAGCAAGATGGTGCTAACGATCAG GAGTTGCTAGATTTAGGCGAGGCAGTTGGAACTCAAAGTCGAGGTCTTTCTAAAGAACTCATCGATCTCCTTCCAACCTCTAAATACAAGTTCAGCTGGATCTTCTCCAAGAAAAGATACGGAGAGAG ATGCGTGATCTGTCAAATGAAGTATAAACGTGGAGACCGCCAAATGAACTTGCCCTGCAAACATGTCTACCACTCCGACTGTGTCTCCAAGTGGCTGGGCATTAACAAG ACATGCCCCATTTGCAACGCGGAGGTATCCATCGATGAACCTAGCCATTAG